One genomic window of Methanosarcina acetivorans C2A includes the following:
- a CDS encoding ATP synthase subunit A, translating into MEVKGEIYRVAGPVVTAIGLDAKMYDLCKVGNEGLMGEVIQIVGGKTIIQVYEETGGVKPGEPCVTTGMSLAVELGPGLLSSIYDGVQRPLHVLLEKTGGFIQRGVTADGLDHEKLWEFKPVAKKGDFVKGGEVLGVVQETVNLEHKVMMPPDKSGTVADIKSGNFTVLETVCTLTDGTELQMMHRWPVRRPRPVKRKLTPEKPLVTGQRILDGLFPVAKGGTAAIPGPFGSGKTVTQQQLSKWSDTEIVVYVGCGERGNEMADVLWDFPELEDPQTGRPLMERTILVANTSNMPVAAREASVYTGMTLAEYFRDMGYNVSLMADSTSRWAEAMREISSRLEEMPGEEGYPAYLSARLAEFYERAGVAETLCGEKGSITAIGAVSPPGGDFSEPVTQNTLRIVKVFWALDAKLSQRRHFPAINWLNSYSLYKEDLNDWFTENVAPDYVAMREKAMDMLQTESELQEIVQLVGSDALPEEQQLLLEITRMIREIYLQQNAFHPIDTYSPFAKQYKIMQAIMKYGDAAMDALKSGVPASEIIKMESKDELPKVKFEEDFDGSLSAVLAKMDKEFAALGGR; encoded by the coding sequence GTGGAAGTAAAAGGTGAAATTTATCGTGTGGCTGGGCCTGTCGTCACCGCTATCGGCTTGGATGCAAAGATGTATGACCTTTGCAAAGTCGGTAACGAAGGGCTGATGGGTGAAGTCATCCAGATAGTAGGTGGCAAGACCATCATCCAGGTTTACGAGGAGACAGGAGGCGTCAAACCAGGAGAGCCCTGTGTAACTACAGGTATGTCTCTGGCAGTAGAGCTTGGCCCAGGTCTTCTTTCTAGTATTTATGATGGGGTTCAGAGGCCACTTCATGTCCTGCTTGAAAAGACGGGTGGGTTCATCCAGAGAGGTGTCACTGCAGATGGGCTTGACCACGAAAAACTATGGGAATTCAAACCTGTTGCCAAAAAGGGAGATTTCGTAAAAGGCGGAGAAGTGCTTGGTGTTGTTCAGGAAACAGTAAACCTCGAACACAAGGTCATGATGCCCCCTGACAAGTCGGGCACAGTCGCCGATATAAAGAGCGGAAACTTCACTGTCTTGGAGACCGTCTGTACCTTAACTGATGGGACAGAACTGCAAATGATGCACAGATGGCCGGTAAGGAGACCAAGGCCGGTAAAGAGAAAACTTACTCCTGAAAAGCCTCTGGTCACAGGACAGAGAATCCTCGACGGACTTTTCCCTGTCGCAAAGGGAGGTACTGCTGCAATTCCGGGACCTTTCGGGTCGGGCAAAACCGTTACCCAGCAGCAGCTTTCGAAGTGGAGTGACACCGAGATTGTGGTATATGTAGGGTGTGGAGAACGCGGAAACGAGATGGCAGACGTTCTGTGGGATTTCCCGGAACTTGAAGACCCGCAGACCGGAAGGCCACTCATGGAGCGTACCATCCTTGTGGCAAACACTTCAAACATGCCTGTGGCTGCAAGAGAAGCATCTGTGTACACCGGAATGACACTTGCTGAATACTTCCGTGACATGGGGTATAACGTCTCCCTGATGGCAGACTCCACCTCCAGGTGGGCAGAAGCCATGAGAGAAATCTCCTCCCGTCTGGAAGAAATGCCTGGTGAAGAAGGTTACCCTGCATACCTGTCTGCAAGACTGGCAGAATTCTACGAGCGTGCCGGGGTTGCCGAGACTCTCTGTGGCGAGAAAGGCTCAATTACTGCTATCGGTGCAGTATCCCCACCAGGCGGTGACTTCTCCGAGCCTGTTACTCAGAACACTCTGCGTATCGTAAAGGTGTTCTGGGCTCTGGACGCAAAGTTGTCCCAGAGGCGTCACTTCCCGGCAATCAACTGGCTGAACAGCTACAGCCTGTACAAAGAAGATCTTAATGACTGGTTTACCGAGAATGTGGCCCCTGACTATGTTGCTATGAGGGAAAAGGCAATGGATATGCTGCAGACAGAATCCGAACTGCAGGAAATCGTGCAGCTTGTCGGTTCTGATGCTCTGCCTGAAGAACAGCAGCTCCTGCTTGAAATTACCCGTATGATAAGGGAAATCTACCTGCAACAGAACGCATTCCACCCGATAGACACCTACAGCCCGTTCGCAAAACAGTACAAGATCATGCAGGCCATCATGAAATACGGAGACGCTGCAATGGACGCCCTTAAATCAGGTGTACCGGCTTCGGAAATCATCAAGATGGAATCAAAGGACGAGCTTCCCAAAGTCAAGTTCGAAGAGGACTTCGATGGTTCTTTGAGCGCTGTCCTTGCAAAAATGGACAAGGAGTTTGCAGCCCTGGGAGGTAGGTAA
- a CDS encoding ATP synthase subunit B yields MVKEYKTITQIAGPLIFVEKTEPVGYNEIVNIKMTDGTVRRGQVLDSSSDIVVVQVFEGTGGLDKDCGVIFTGETLKLPASIDLLGRILSGSGDPRDGGPRIVPDQLLDINGAAMNPYARLPPKDFIQTGISTIDGTNTLVRGQKLPIFSASGLPHNEIALQIARQASVPGSESAFAVVFAAMGITNEEAQYFMSDFEKTGALERAVVFLNLADDPAVERIVTPRMALTAAEYLAYEHGMHVLVILTDITNYAEALRQMGAARNEVPGRRGYPGYMYTDLATLYERAGIVKGAKGSVTQIPILSMPGDDITHPIPDLSGYITEGQIVVARELHRKGIYPPINVLPSLSRLMNSGIGPGKTREDHKAVSDQMYAGYAEGRDLRGLVAIVGKEALSERDTKFLEFADLFEDKFVRQGRNENRTIEDTLEIGWQILTHLPENQLGRIDNKYIQKYHPAHRKAK; encoded by the coding sequence ATGGTAAAAGAGTATAAGACAATCACTCAGATTGCCGGGCCTCTTATCTTTGTCGAGAAAACAGAGCCTGTAGGTTATAATGAAATCGTTAACATTAAAATGACTGATGGGACTGTCCGCAGAGGTCAGGTGCTGGACTCTTCTTCTGACATTGTGGTTGTTCAGGTTTTCGAAGGTACTGGTGGGCTTGACAAGGACTGTGGTGTGATTTTCACCGGGGAAACCCTGAAGCTTCCCGCATCCATTGACCTTCTCGGCAGGATCCTCTCCGGTTCGGGGGACCCAAGGGACGGCGGGCCAAGGATTGTGCCCGACCAGCTCCTGGACATCAATGGGGCCGCAATGAACCCTTACGCCAGGCTGCCTCCAAAAGACTTTATCCAGACAGGTATTTCTACAATTGACGGGACAAACACCCTGGTTCGTGGGCAGAAGCTGCCTATTTTCTCAGCTTCAGGTCTCCCGCACAATGAAATTGCCCTGCAGATCGCAAGACAGGCTTCTGTGCCCGGGTCCGAATCTGCTTTCGCTGTGGTCTTCGCTGCAATGGGTATCACCAATGAAGAAGCCCAGTATTTCATGAGCGACTTTGAAAAGACAGGCGCTCTGGAAAGAGCAGTTGTGTTCCTGAACCTGGCAGACGACCCTGCTGTCGAACGTATAGTCACCCCACGTATGGCTCTTACAGCAGCCGAGTACCTGGCATATGAGCACGGCATGCACGTTCTTGTCATTCTGACTGACATCACCAACTATGCAGAAGCTCTCCGTCAGATGGGTGCCGCCCGTAACGAAGTGCCTGGTCGCCGTGGTTACCCAGGTTACATGTACACTGACCTTGCAACCCTCTACGAGCGTGCAGGCATTGTCAAGGGTGCCAAGGGATCCGTTACTCAGATTCCGATTCTTTCGATGCCCGGTGACGACATTACCCACCCGATTCCTGACCTGTCCGGCTATATTACCGAAGGCCAGATCGTGGTTGCCAGAGAACTGCACAGGAAGGGTATTTACCCGCCAATTAATGTGCTGCCTTCCCTGTCAAGGCTGATGAACTCCGGTATCGGTCCCGGCAAGACAAGGGAAGACCACAAGGCGGTTTCTGACCAGATGTATGCAGGTTATGCAGAAGGGCGTGACCTGAGAGGTCTCGTGGCAATCGTCGGGAAGGAAGCTCTGTCCGAAAGAGACACCAAGTTCCTCGAGTTTGCTGACCTCTTCGAGGACAAGTTTGTCCGTCAGGGCAGAAACGAAAACAGGACAATCGAGGATACTCTGGAGATCGGATGGCAGATTCTCACTCACCTTCCTGAGAACCAGTTGGGTAGGATAGACAACAAATATATCCAGAAATATCACCCGGCGCACAGAAAGGCTAAGTGA
- a CDS encoding V-type ATP synthase subunit D, which produces MAQQDVKPTRSELINLKKKIKLSESGHKLLKMKRDGLILEFFKILNEARNVRTELDAAYEKSTEKINLASAVNGMVAVKSTAFTAKEYPEIQLSGHNIMGVVVPKISSTGVRKPLYERGYGIIGTNSYIDETADAYEELVEKIIAAAELETTMKRLLDEIEKTKRRVNALEFKVIPELIATMKYIRFMLEEMERENTFRLKRVKARMKN; this is translated from the coding sequence ATGGCTCAGCAGGACGTAAAACCAACTCGTTCGGAGTTAATTAACCTCAAGAAAAAGATCAAGCTATCTGAAAGTGGGCACAAGCTCCTGAAGATGAAAAGAGATGGTCTGATCCTTGAGTTCTTCAAGATCCTTAACGAAGCAAGGAACGTCAGAACCGAGCTGGATGCTGCCTACGAAAAAAGCACGGAAAAAATCAATTTAGCCTCTGCTGTGAACGGAATGGTTGCAGTCAAATCAACTGCCTTTACAGCGAAGGAATATCCTGAGATTCAACTTTCAGGGCATAATATCATGGGTGTAGTAGTGCCAAAGATCAGTTCTACTGGAGTCCGCAAACCCCTCTACGAGAGGGGTTACGGTATTATCGGGACAAACTCATACATTGACGAGACTGCCGATGCTTACGAGGAACTTGTAGAAAAGATCATTGCTGCTGCAGAGCTGGAAACAACAATGAAAAGGCTCCTTGATGAAATCGAGAAGACCAAAAGGCGTGTTAACGCTCTTGAATTCAAGGTCATTCCCGAACTCATTGCGACCATGAAGTACATCCGTTTCATGCTTGAAGAAATGGAAAGGGAAAACACCTTCAGGCTAAAGAGAGTCAAGGCAAGAATGAAAAATTAA
- the hypF gene encoding carbamoyltransferase HypF: MQNEARLLHVTGTVQGVGFRPFIYQLAKSHRLSGYVKNLGNHVEILIEGKRVNLESFLNDMPEKKPPLARIKEVKINTVSFSGFLEFIIIQSEQGTFENSIIPPDTAICEECRMEIFDPSSRYYHYPFAVCTNCGPRYTTVRTLPYDRENTTMADFPLCGECEVEYTDPLNRRHHAQPFCCPECGPELWLSDAQGKVLAKNYEAIVKASHLLAQGSILSVKGFGGFHIACNARKEDPVQELRKRLGRPEQPFAVMAKDTVVVESFAEPGHEDLKCLSSAHRPITVLPKSKTFELAESVSPNLHNIGVMLPYTGTQELLFDLMPDSVYVMTSANLPGRPMVVENEEALEKLKGISDFHLLHNRVIANRNDDTVIRVVNGKSAFIRRSRGFVPEPVELPFEVEAVAGVGAEMNSTVTLAKGKLAYISQYIGNTSHVETFRYHAEVFQHLVQLTGIEPLNWGCDLHPAFNTTRFAISRGREKTLQVQHHYAHILALMADNSLPEDSKILGIALDGVGYGKDGTAWGGEFLGASYFGYKRLGHLLPQPMPGGDLAVKIPGRMVLGMLSGKLGEAELEKLPLYFPRGRQEFSAVAQQLQRKINVTMSSSAGRVLDAAAALLGICQVKTYEGEPAMKLESAAKRSLQKPDLSLVFKKEGEAGAPVLDTTELLLGVYEHSCGKYSPEDLAFAVEENLAKGIAEIAISLATKKGFEKVGLSGGVAYNDHITSCIAGTLKEAGFEFLTHRRVPCGDGCISFGQAIAAGLGTDSEGTLYDVGSR, from the coding sequence ATGCAAAACGAAGCAAGACTTCTTCATGTGACCGGCACGGTGCAGGGTGTCGGCTTTCGCCCCTTCATTTATCAGCTTGCAAAATCCCACAGGCTTTCAGGGTACGTGAAAAATCTTGGGAACCACGTTGAGATCCTTATCGAGGGAAAAAGGGTAAACCTTGAAAGTTTCCTTAACGACATGCCTGAAAAAAAACCTCCGCTTGCAAGAATAAAAGAAGTCAAAATAAATACCGTCTCTTTTTCCGGCTTCCTTGAGTTTATTATCATTCAGAGTGAACAGGGAACATTTGAAAATTCCATAATTCCTCCAGACACGGCGATCTGTGAGGAATGCAGGATGGAAATCTTTGACCCCTCTTCCAGATACTATCATTATCCTTTTGCCGTCTGTACGAACTGCGGCCCACGTTACACAACAGTCCGCACCCTTCCCTATGACCGTGAAAATACTACAATGGCAGATTTTCCTCTCTGCGGGGAATGTGAAGTTGAATATACCGACCCTCTCAACAGGAGGCACCATGCTCAGCCTTTTTGCTGCCCTGAATGCGGACCCGAACTCTGGCTTTCGGATGCTCAGGGAAAAGTACTCGCAAAGAATTACGAAGCAATTGTAAAGGCTTCTCACCTTCTTGCGCAGGGTTCGATTCTTTCGGTCAAGGGCTTCGGGGGGTTTCATATTGCCTGTAATGCCCGAAAGGAAGATCCCGTACAGGAGCTTCGAAAAAGGCTCGGGCGTCCGGAGCAGCCTTTTGCGGTCATGGCAAAAGACACGGTAGTCGTAGAGTCTTTTGCAGAACCGGGGCACGAAGACCTAAAATGCCTCAGCTCTGCCCACCGCCCCATAACCGTACTTCCCAAATCAAAAACCTTCGAACTGGCAGAATCGGTTTCTCCGAACCTGCACAACATAGGGGTAATGCTTCCATATACAGGCACCCAGGAACTGCTTTTCGACCTAATGCCGGATTCGGTATATGTTATGACCTCGGCAAACCTGCCGGGAAGGCCCATGGTTGTTGAAAATGAAGAGGCGCTTGAAAAACTCAAGGGAATTTCAGACTTTCATCTGCTGCATAACAGAGTTATTGCAAACAGGAATGATGACACGGTTATCCGGGTTGTTAACGGAAAAAGTGCGTTTATCCGGCGCTCCAGAGGGTTTGTGCCTGAACCTGTAGAATTGCCCTTCGAAGTTGAAGCAGTGGCAGGGGTAGGGGCTGAAATGAACTCGACAGTAACCCTGGCGAAAGGAAAACTGGCTTACATCTCCCAGTATATCGGAAATACAAGCCATGTTGAAACCTTCAGGTACCACGCTGAAGTTTTCCAGCACCTTGTCCAGCTTACGGGAATAGAACCCCTCAACTGGGGCTGCGACCTGCACCCTGCTTTTAATACAACCCGTTTTGCAATAAGCCGGGGCAGAGAAAAAACCCTTCAGGTACAGCACCACTACGCCCATATCCTTGCCTTGATGGCGGACAATTCCCTGCCTGAAGACTCCAAGATTCTGGGAATTGCCCTTGATGGAGTCGGGTACGGGAAGGACGGCACAGCCTGGGGAGGGGAATTCCTGGGGGCTTCATATTTCGGATACAAACGCCTGGGACACCTGCTGCCCCAGCCCATGCCGGGAGGAGACCTTGCAGTAAAAATTCCTGGCCGAATGGTTCTTGGGATGCTTTCCGGGAAGCTTGGAGAAGCAGAACTTGAAAAACTGCCTCTTTACTTCCCCAGGGGAAGGCAGGAGTTTTCTGCAGTTGCGCAGCAGCTCCAGCGAAAAATAAATGTTACCATGAGCAGCAGCGCAGGAAGAGTGCTGGATGCGGCGGCAGCTCTTCTGGGAATTTGCCAGGTAAAGACCTATGAAGGAGAGCCTGCAATGAAGCTCGAGTCTGCAGCAAAGAGAAGCCTTCAAAAGCCTGACCTTTCTCTGGTTTTCAAAAAGGAGGGAGAAGCCGGAGCCCCGGTACTTGATACTACCGAGCTCCTGCTGGGAGTTTACGAACATTCCTGCGGGAAATATTCCCCTGAGGATCTTGCGTTTGCCGTGGAAGAAAACCTTGCAAAAGGAATAGCGGAAATTGCTATCTCCCTTGCCACGAAAAAGGGTTTTGAGAAGGTCGGATTGAGTGGTGGAGTTGCCTACAACGACCATATCACCTCCTGTATTGCAGGGACGTTAAAGGAAGCAGGCTTTGAGTTTCTCACGCACCGCCGTGTCCCGTGCGGAGACGGCTGTATTTCCTTCGGACAGGCTATAGCAGCCGGGCTCGGAACTGATTCAGAAGGAACACTCTATGATGTAGGAAGCCGTTAA
- a CDS encoding DUF1699 family protein gives MGLGSIRIRVVTNRDEILSLEHEEKAVHLAFRPSDRDLFSLVKTCPGIEILQLPASSYEGLSKFIKMFLTSSGIHLVKGDVSGHWHDLNNYFVIPSYVLEKIKELEVQGRTEKEIIEEITNLRKISPDMVLHLLHSSFLTSCPERPGMNNINRF, from the coding sequence ATGGGGTTAGGTAGTATACGTATCAGAGTAGTAACCAACAGGGATGAAATCCTTAGTTTGGAACACGAAGAAAAGGCAGTACATCTTGCTTTCAGGCCTTCGGACAGAGACCTCTTCAGCCTGGTCAAGACCTGCCCTGGAATTGAAATACTCCAGCTCCCGGCCTCATCCTATGAAGGACTTTCAAAATTTATTAAGATGTTTTTGACCTCTTCAGGAATTCACCTGGTAAAGGGTGATGTCAGCGGGCACTGGCATGACCTGAATAATTATTTTGTAATACCTTCCTATGTACTCGAAAAAATAAAGGAGCTGGAGGTTCAGGGCAGAACCGAAAAAGAAATAATTGAGGAGATAACGAATCTCAGAAAAATCAGCCCTGATATGGTCCTTCACCTGCTTCACAGTTCTTTTCTTACCTCATGCCCCGAAAGGCCCGGAATGAACAATATAAACCGGTTTTAA